The following proteins come from a genomic window of Leishmania major strain Friedlin complete genome, chromosome 3:
- a CDS encoding conserved hypothetical protein (previous protein_id=AAM69042.1): MPSPSSSTPPPTVSFVDAVKQRYGSADDNTEEPLGAVFSQDKKWQFVGVQQTRVKQSRHDRLTLVVLRNCGINVAMHEPSATTAAGGGPKELQETSMIRLEELDLSENTALSLAEVGKLMPYLPRLATLQLCSIPDLLPMAPPATTALSSSHLSKLVLNNTGFRSLAQLSALVELPQLKELHLDSNKLTSLDVVVAPPPASAGTAEGMAASDSGAGAAAGEVVFPHVTTLSLAHNELSDWRAIGVAIVQAFPALTQLYLTDNKLEDLVLPETLVARAAADEALTAELEDGGVLQPYRYLRPLTLLCLKDNATLCNTSTLDAVRIFCPQLATFRITYSTLLPTWNETNARMYVVAALPTITTLNRGTVRPKERLDSELLYIQRGLLQRQMDEESRDGADNVSGSATAAPLPCIAYPLLDVLKEKHKDVVLALQRDGDTATTTGAGYVMITVTLYFVNGYAAAAATSSSSSPMTTQTSKLPSTLTVAKLKALVQKLFQVKPVNQRLSYRSGDDGVLELQTPLDNELETLGYYGVSDGSIIYVEDASLR; this comes from the coding sequence ATGCCGTCCCCGTCGTCatcgacgccaccgccgacggtCAGCTTCGTCGATGCGGTGAAGCAGCGCTACGGCTCTGCCGACGACAACACGGAGGAGCCGCTCGGTGCGGTCTTTTCGCAGGACAAGAAATGGCAGTTTGTGGGCGTGCAGCAGACGCGCGTGAAGCAGAGCCGCCACGATCGGCTCACCCTCGTCGTGCTGCGCAACTGCGGCATCAACGTGGCCATGCACGAGCCGAGCGCCACGACGGccgcaggcggcggcccAAAAGAGCTGCAGGAAACGAGCATGATCCGGCTGGAAGAGCTGGACCTGTCAGAGAACACGGCGCTCTCGCTGGCTGAGGTTGGCAAGCTCATGCCCTACCTCCCACGCCTGGCAACACTGCAGCTGTGCAGCATACCGGACCTGCTGCCAATGGCGCCAcccgcgacgacggcactCTCGTCGTCGCACCTGTCCAAGCTAGTTTTGAACAACACCGGCTTCCGCTCGCTGGCACAGCTGAGCGCTCTCGTCGAGTTGCCACAACTGAAGGAGCTGCACTTGGACTCGAACAAGCTCACCTCGCTTGACGTGGTCGTcgctccaccgccggcgtcggcagGGACAGCGGAGGGGATGGCGGCAAGCGACTCTGGAGCTGGTGCCGCGGCGGGCGAGGTTGTCTTCCCTCATGTCACGACTCTGAGCCTGGCGCACAACGAGTTGTCAGACTGGCGAGCCATCGGTGTCGCCATCGTGCAGGCCTTCCCGGCACTCACGCAGCTGTACCTGACCGACAACAAGCTGGAAGACCTTGTACTGCCGGAGACCCTCGTCGcacgcgcggctgccgacgAGGCCCTGACAGCAGAGCTGGAAGACGGTGGTGTTCTGCAGCCGTACCGCTATCTTCGCCCGCTAACGCTGCTGTGCCTGAAGGACAACGCTACGTTGTGCAACACCAGCACGTTAGACGCCGTGCGGATCTTCTGCCCGCAGCTCGCCACCTTCCGCATCACGTACAGCACGCTGCTTCCCACCTGGAACGAAACCAACGCCCGCATGTACGTcgtggccgcgctgccgacgaTCACAACACTAAACCGCGGCACCGTGCGGCCGAAGGAGCGGCTGGACTCGGAGCTGCTGTACATCCAGCgtgggctgctgcagcgtcagaTGGATGAGGAGTCGCGTGACGGAGCCGACAACGTGAGCGGCTCGGCCACGGCCGCACCCCTTCCGTGCATCGCGTACCCGCTCCTCGATGTACTCAAGGAGAAGCACAAGGACGTCGTGCTCGCCCTccagcgcgacggcgacaccgcgacgacgacgggcGCCGGCTATGTCATGATCACCGTCACACTTTACTTTGTGAACGGCtacgcggccgccgccgccacgtcgtcttcgtcgagCCCGATGACAACGCAGACGTCGAAGCTGCCGAGCACGTTGACCGTGGCGAAGCTGAAGGCGCTGGTTCAAAAGCTGTTTCAGGTAAAGCCGGTCAATCAGCGGCTCAGctaccgcagcggcgacgacggtgtgctggagctgcagaCGCCGCTCGACAACGAGCTAGAGACGCTCGGGTACTACGGAGTGTCCGATGGGTCCATCATCTACGTCGAGGACGCCTCGTTGCGGTAA